Part of the Passer domesticus isolate bPasDom1 chromosome 8, bPasDom1.hap1, whole genome shotgun sequence genome is shown below.
AGATAcattcaagaaagaaaaaaaaaaaaaaaaaaagaaaccaaaaaagcaCTGGGGCAGTCTATTAAATTCTGTTTTGTCGGGctagggttttatgagcctttaaaagagaACTTAATACCCAAAGAATAGCCTGGCTATTActtttggaggcaaataatgagcaggatggcttctgctgcagtgttggaaacaaaactgtttaataaaaggaaaaacaataaacagaaaatccgatccaggtacagaggtctgctcctggtaaaacaccttcacaaaagcctcgtagttcttttgtcttctctttttctacctgatggcccaggcgggatcttttggctctcatccaattaggtgaccctaaggttttagtgaagtctctggggtcctataaggtggcttttcacctgatcgttgggagaaacttctgggccttcttccttttttgggggacaaaggctagtttgtccctctctcattgggggcatccccctacactccttcatcaGTCCAGCTCTGACCCTCACTGTGAGACAACCTCCTGTGAACAtctggcagctccctgcaggaacCAGGAGGTCCCAGATCTCGGCCTCCCTTCAAAAATCAGGCTTGCCAAGTACTGTGTGGGCTGTAGTCAGCACGAGGTGACTGTGCCTGCAATTGCAGCCTGAACACACAGTGGAGGGAAGAAGACTCTCAAGCTGATTCTTACACATCACTGGAAGCTGCCACTTAGGCTTTGTGATTCACAAATTTGCTCTCTTGTTAtaaacaaacatttcttttcatGATAGTGTCACGAGGACTGAGCTTGAGAGCCTCccgtatttttttcctttattcttgGCATATCAGTACAGTTGAAAGACACACTCTCTTGCCTCCTCAGACTTCTTGCCAAGCCACAACCACAAACCATCCTCACAGCCCCAGAGCGCTTTTGGCAGTTGTGACACAGAACGTATGGCTCATGTGGTAAAATGTGCTGGCAAGTTCCCTGCAGGCCCCATCCAGCCATCACTTATGTGCAGAATTTGATGCCAGATAGCAGCTGTTGTGTTGAGGCTGCTCAGTATCACACTAATCAGTCCTGTCTCatcctttctttcccctttcctgtctccacctgctgttttcttttcctttttatttttttacttcccCTTTTCGCATCTTAGATTAAGACTGGAAGTGCTCTGGGGCAGGGACCATcattttgttctgtgtttctgtctCTTGCCACGGAGTCTGCTGGCCTGGCACAAATGCAAACAGCAATGCCAAATAATACAGCTGGCAGGTTACATGGTGAGTGGCCTGAAAACTGACTGCTGTGGGTAAAAAACACAGCTCCAGGGGAGCTTTTAATGGACTTTTTGAAGGTAACATAGCACTGCTTTACCTATCTGAAAGCATTTGCAGAGCAGAGGGCTGACCTGTCATTTATCCTGCCCTGACTGCCTGTGTGTGTTCCGTGTGTTTGTTTGGTAGTTGCTAATGCTCCAGGTCTGAATTGCAGGACGTGTTTATGGCTCGGGAAAGTTGCCCAACAGAAAACCTTAAGGCAACAGTTTGCTGGGACATAATGACACTCTGCATCTTCTCCAAAAGGTGCCTGACAGCAAGAACCACGCCTGGAACTGAAGGGGAGCTCATCCTTGGTTTAGGCACAGTCTCCAGTCAGACACAACTGGAGAGGAAGGATAGCTTGGAGTGGACGTGTCCCTGCAAGAGCTTCATCTTTTCACTCACGTTAGTGAGCTTCCCTGGATTCTGGCAGGTTTTGATTCCAGTGaaggaggaagctgcagctcctcacaccTTCTCTGAGACTCTCCAGCCTAAGGATAACAAATGAGGAATCAGTGTCTGgtggaaaagctggaaaaatcAAGATACCAATCTAAATACATCTGTGTATCATCTGATGTGACTGATTTCCTCTGAGGTGTCagtttcctttcttcattttgaCTGCATCATGGTCAGAAAAAGAATTTAGTGGTAAGCTCCCTTCTCTGAGCTCACATGGCCATTTTTTGATGGTTTGGTAGCTATTTAATTGTTCCAAGCATGAAATTGTTCCTATAGATTTTCTATAGGAAGtattaaaaaagcattttccaCAGTGATGTAGAAGCTCAGAGAGTAAGAATCGCAATGTAATTCCTAAACTGCATACAGGAAACACCTTCACTGTGGCTGCACATCCTGCTTCTACAGCTCCTCCTGTGATTTGCTTTTTGACCTTCTTGGTGGTTCTGTCTCTGTACTGGATAATGTACAGTACTGTGTGACAATTCACATGTTTCAGGCTGTAGGAAAAAATAAGATGAGAAATACTGTTTGAGAGCTAAATACAATCATTATATCCACATGTAATGTGGTTTAATCTTGCACTCTGAGTACCTAGACATATTTTACCACTGGCTTTATCCACAGTAGAAAACAGTCATAATCAGTACACTGGAGTTAGGAGTGTCCTTTTGTCCTCAGCTTCACCATTTCTTACTTTCTTATTATTTACTGTAGAGTTGattctttcttttttggcttttttggaGGCACAGACTTTTGCTTTGCCCTCCTACTGAGACTGCTGTGCCAAGAATTGTTATCTGTGCACCGAAGAAGAGCGTGGCACAATTGATCCTTAGTCCATGACAGGGTACACCAAACATAATTGCAAAGCAAATGAGTTATCCATAACCAAACCCTTCTCCAGGGAGGCTTTTAGGTGCCAAAGCATCAGAGTTGCACTGAACTGTGCATGACTGCAGCGGccagtgcagagctgggatcCATGGGAGCTGTTCTTCGGGTGTCCTGGGTGCTCACACTCAGCTCCAAGGCAGAGTGGATGCAATTCCCtcctttctccctccctgcgCATTTCGGGGTGTTCACAGCAAGGGAGAACCAGCTCTGGACAAGACAAACATCGTGTTTTCAAAGAATTTCCTGCCTCTCAGGTGCTCTTTAGGTGTGCTCCGAGCGAGGTCAGCCACAAGTGGGCACTGCGGCTCCTGCGGAGCGGGGTGGGCACAGGAGAAGGGATTTGCTCccggagctgggcagagctctcCACACCAACCAAAGCACCGCTCCGGGGGCGATCGAGGGTGGCCAGTTCCGCTCACGCTTTGCAAAGCGTGTTTTTGTGTGAAATGTCCCGCCCATGGTAGCCGCGATAATGAAATGGTATTTGAAGAAAAATGATGCTCATTTCTTTGTCACTTTGAAATGCAGTTGTTTCTGGATTTGCCTTTCTCGAGCACACACCCTGCGTGCTACGTTGGACGGCTCTGCTTTTATCCTGACTTCCTTCCAAGTGCTCATTCCTCTGCTATTCCAGCTGTGCCACCTGAAGCTGAGGCTTTGTTGGGGTCTGTCCATACAGGCTGTACCGTTCACCATGGCTGGAAAGTCTCTCGTTTACCAAAACTGTAATATTTTAGCTAATACCAGCATTTCTAGCAATTAAAGCTGCCACAGAGTTTAGTCAACGACATAATTGTGCTGTTTGCTTCTGTCTCCCATTAGGAATTTAGTTGCCTAAAACTTTCCGTGCTGTCCAGCAGAGTGGAATGGGCTGTTGACGGCTGTgccctatttttatttttttttcaactgcAATGGGAGAGAAATGGGCTTGGTAGAATATTTTTCACACTGAATTGCAAATGATCCCATGCAGCTATTCTTTTCTTCTCGGCAAATATTTTCCATCTCTGGTCTCCAAACAGTTAAAGGAAAGACAGCCAGTAAAATGGAGATCTCTTTAATCCTGGGATAGGCAATTGCAAACACAATAGAGGACACCAACCCCTTTTTATTTCCCATTTAGGAACGGGAGGTGAAAAGTCAATATTCATCTGTAAGACGCATCCAGCTGAACAGATGCTGAACCGCATGTGCTCACTTTAGTCCACTCCGCAAGTTTATGGAGAGCAGAAACATTTACACACCGAAATAAATCCCTCACCCGCTCCAAACCACAAACTTGACTTCCAACCCAGGCGGCCCCGCTGTTTTAAAGCGTGTTTACCTAATGGCCGGAGCCCCCGGCCCGCTGCAGGAGACCCCGGCTTCCCCtcgcccgcggccccggggctcTGCAAGGCGGGCAGGGGAGATGCTGAGGCCGGAGGGAGCTCAAATCGCTCAGTTTTGTAAAATGGCCTCTTCTGCTGGCgggggcacagcctgctgcTGGTGTTCGCAAAGGGCCGCGGTGGTTCCGTGCTCCGCACAGAGCCGGGGTGCGGGAAGGGGCGGCGGGGGATAAGGGGTTAACCCGGGGATCCCCCTCCAGATGTGCGGCCAGTCCCGCCTTGCTCACGCACCCCCGGCCCCGCAAGGGCTGGCCCCGCAAGGGCTGCGGCATCCGCGGTCACGCTGCCAGAGGGTCCCTGTCGCGGGGTGCCCGAGGGCCGGGAAATGCGTTTAGCCTCGGGGACCTGGTGGGGACAGCTCCTAAGTCACCGCGGGGATCGCGGGTACGTTTAATCCCGaattttttattcattattaCAGGTTCTTgccctttcttttctctgctctgtggcttTGCACGACCGTGCCAGAGCGTGTCCTGCTCCCTGCCGCGTCCCCAGCCCAGGTTTGGGACAGAGATTCCCCCCCGAGGTCCGTGTGAAGGCTCGGTGTCACCGGCGGCCCCGCTGAAGGCACGGGGGACAATGGGGTACCCTTGAAGCGCCGTGTGCTGGTGAAACACAGCCGGGGGCTGGTACAATGGGCTACTTTCCATCAGGCGTGTAAAGAATGGTTAGCTGATGGCTTGAAAATTCAATTGAATACCTTCACGGACCTAagtataaatattatttttttaagagaacAATACGTAATTAAAAACTAATATTTAACAACTTAAACGCCTATCCTCTAGGAAATAACAGCCTTTCTTCGCAAAACCTCCGAGATTGACTTCGCTTCCTCCTGTAAAATGAGGCCAGATTTAATTCTCCAAAGATCAGTGAGATCAAGTATTTCAGCGCTCAATTTACAGCTCCGGGGTATATGGGACCCTTTCCCAGCTATCTGGGTAGGCTAGGAAATAACtcggggaaggaggagggggaaaggaaggagaatTAATTCCCGAACACCGCAGTAACACCTGTAGTGTTTCCTTGACTCAGCATCACGGCGGCGATCGCCGGGAGCGGGTTTCTCTGCCCACGGTCAAATTGCGAGCAGGAAAACAACGCAACTCTTGCAAACaatcaaataaacaaacaaacaaacacgtCGTGTTCGCTCGTTTGGAAGGAAGCGCCCTAAACTGGGAATATCGCTTCGCGGAGCAACTCGGTCCCGTCGTGACACACGCGGGGAAGCAGGCGAGGAGCCCTCTGCCACCTCCGTAAACATCCTCGCCTGTGGATGCGTGGGGTGGTTCGTTGGGCTGGAAGGAGCGAAACACAAATAAAACCGCTAGTTTCGCtgaaaccttaaaaaaaaatttgtataaaatatattacaCTGACTCCGAGGgtccccgctgccccggagGGTCGCGCACTGCTTCCCTGCGGCTCCTCTCTGCCATGGCAAAGCGCGGCCCGGCTCCAACCCTTCCCAAACCCTCCGCAAGCCTGTCCTCTTCCTTCCCACTCCCTTCTTCTGAAACACAGCGAAAGGGGAGAGCAAGCCACCCTGCTAACCCTGCGGGGAGGTGGCAAGCGGAGACCCGGGGGCCCTTCTCCCTGAGCCGGCTCCTTCGCcaccagcctgtccctgcccgCCACGGAGCCTcggctgcccgctctgcctctGCGGAAAGCCGCGGGAAGCTGCGGGAAGCTgcggacagagctctccttggCTGCTCTGCGCTGGGGCGCggggaagctgcagagcagatTTTCAGCAGCTAGGCTCTGCACCGGCACTGCCTGCGGAGCAGACCCCTCGCAGCCGCACGCACTTCTTCCCACAGGGAGGGccgggctcctgctctgcctccacCATCCGCTGCCTTTGGCTGCGGGGAGCGCtccctctccgggacacccgcgGCTCTCGGACCGAGCCTGCGGGCAGCAGCGCGCCCGCCCCTCGCCGGTGCGCGGTGAGACACCGGTTGCTTTTTCCGACCTGCGGTCAGAAAACCACTTTCGTTACCATcacagttttcttttccttccttttcattttccttttatttatccCCCCTGTAACAGTTTGTGGAAAGTGAAAACTGATTGGAGGTAGGTGATTTGTGGAGAGAACCGCCGTGTGCGCGCTCCCTTTGCCCATATGGAGAAGATTATCGCTGAAGTTCAGACTTTCCTTGGATCGCAGCATCAAACAGCGCAGACCTGGCAGGAGTCGGGAGAGGGGGTCACTTTCCATTCCCGGCTGCTACTCCTGCAGCCTTCACGGccggagagaggagagaggagccGGGTCCCGGGTCCCCCGCACCCCTCCGTGCCCGGCCAGCCCCGCTCGGGGCCGAGCCGTGCCCGGGCAGGCGATGCTGGCTCTCGCTGCCCGTTCTCTGCCCGTCCTCCTCTGCTGGCCgcggctgctccagcccggccCTGACACCCACCGCTGTGtctgggtgctggaggagagACCTGGCGGCTGTGCAGGAGCCGGGCACACCGAGCAGCACGGTCGGTGTGGCTCGCCCGCGGAGCAGGGTGCGCGCAGGCGGGCGCCGAGCGGGACTGCCCGCAGCAGCCTGACCTGTGCCGGTGTTCTGGGGGCGAGAAGAGCCGGACCAGCGATGAGAGACCTGCATCACCCCAGGGGAAGGGCCGGCGAAGGGACGTGGGGAAAGGCAGCACCTCTGCCCAGGTATTCCCTCAGCTGCGCACTGCACCGAGGTGATGTTTTCTAAAACTCCGAAAAAAGACTTTTCCTTAGCTTGTTTCCGTTTcagggaggaaagaaagaaagaaaaaattagtcTGTAAAAGCACTCTTAGTTCGGAACTAATCTATGGAGAAAGTTGTCGGATGGAAGCAAGGTAAATGAGCGGCAACCCCATGGAATCACACACAGAGTTTAAGCAAAAGCCCCCATGTCTATGTTTGACATACATTATGcacgtaaaaaaaaaaaaaaaagaaaaaaaaaagaaaaaaaaaagaaaaaaaaaaagaaaaaaaaagcaaccccGGGCGTCGGAGGCCTGGAACACCCAGAGAAAACGCTAATTTTGCTTTAGGAGTTCTGTTTTATTACACTCTGTATGACTTCCACAGCGCGCACATCCCTGTGAGTTGAATATTTGGGAACACATTAGCAAATGAAGGAATTCAGTGAGGTTATGCGCATTTCGGGGCTGGATACTTGTATTCGTATTCCAAGATGTTGCTACAAGCGGTTATGTACTTGAGGTCCTTGAAAAAAATATacgttttaaaattaaataagtaTTAATTAACGTCCTCAGTGACACTTCAATGTGCTAACATTTAATCGCTAAATTTTAGAATCTTGGAGAGTTATTTGGGAGCCGATAGGTCTCTTTCACTGCGAACTCTTTGTGAGTTATGCAGGTCACCAGGAGAAAGATAACTCGGGTGGATGGAGGGGCTTGTGGGGAGATGCAGAGAGAGTCACTCTGAAAAACCCTCTGCTCTTTTGCAAACTCAAATTTCCCCAAAGGGTGGACAAGAGTGGACTCAAACAGGCatacaaaatttaaaacaaacaaacaaaaaaaaaaattatacaccaaaaaaaacccgaCCGGACCAGGGAGCaaagagaggagagggagatgaCCCCCAGTAGAGCTAACTTCGTTCCAAAGCCTGGTCAGGAGGCATTGGAAAATAGAGAGGATCTCTCCGTTGTCCAGAAAAACTCTTCGTGAAATGCAGAGCAAATTTAGTCGGGTCCGCGGGATCGGGCTCTCTAGGAGCAAGTTAAAATTGAATAATTCACACAATTGGATGTCCGAACGAGAAACTAGAATTATCTCAGTAGTACCAAGAAGTGCCGAACAGAACTCGTGGTAAACTACACAGAGGTTTTCTGTTtccccttagaaacaaaactttTGCTTTTGAAGACATTATTTAGTTTGCTTCTCCTCGCTTCTTCCCCATCCCCGTGCGGACAGCGGTGAGCTGGGTCCGGAGGAAAGTTTCGGGAAGTTTGTAACTACAGCCCCTCCTCGGGCGGGATCTCTCCCGATGCCGGGGCTGCGCTGCGGGACCTGCGGGGGCCCCGGGCAGGACGGAGCCCCGCGGCTGCCGAGGAGGAGCACGGCACTGATGGGGAGCACTGCGATCCGAGGTGGGATGGGGAACGAGAAGCGCCGGGAGcgcagggcagctctgctcctcaccGCGCAGGGCAGCGAGCGCTGCCCGCCCGCGgggtccccccgtgtccccccgtgtccccccgtgtccccccgtgtccccccgtgtccccccggcCCGCTCGGGGCAGTGACCGTCCCGCCCAGGTGCGGAGCGGGGTTATGTGGTGGAGTTTCTGTTTTGGTATGCATTGTTCTCCGCTAGGACAAACAAGCACCGGGTGGAAGAGCATCTCCCGCGCGTTCTTCCCACGCAGCCTCCGCAGTGGAGGCTTGGACACCTTTTCGTTCCCATAGGAGACGAGCGGTTTCCCACGGGGTGTCCTGAGCCCGgacacctgcagcccctggctggccTGCAACTAACTCTGCCTCTGCTTTCAGTTCTTtcttttctattccttttttttttttttctctttttcttgtgAGTCTGACCAATTTCATCACTTTTGAGCCCCCGTGGCTGACACAATCAGGGCTGCCCAGGTAGCCGGCTCCGGGCACAGCCCGTGTGTCTGCCGTGAGTTCAGCACTCGACAGCTGCACACTGGCTGTAACTCACCGGCGTGCGGTACCGCAGCGCCGACAAGCCAGCGCTTCCGAGCCCCCGGGAGTCCCCACAGGACCGGGTCCCCCGGGACAGAGCCCGCAGGTCAGCCGGACAGGAAAAACAGGATAACCCACACCTTTTCAAAGCCCTCTCGCTTGTACCGCATCACGCACGAGAAGTCGCAGCGCACGGCGTGGCTCGAGCCAAGATTTTGGTCAGAGTGGGAGAATAAGTTCAGGGGCCGGGTGCAGAGTTTGCATCCATCCCGCTGCTCCGGTGGCTGCCCCGCAGGGGCCGATTGCAGGCGGGCTGGTCCCTCGTGGGGAGCTCAAACCAGCGCTCTGCCAACTCACCGGGGAGAGTTTGGAGTGCGTGTGCGTGGATGTGTGTGAATACACACTCGCGTGGAGCTTTCTCAGTGCATGCTGCGCCCctcaaataaaaacaaaaacaaaaacaaaaaaaaaaaggaaaaaaaagaaaaagccttttAGGGCTTGATACTTTATTAACAGACACATTAAGCGGCCTTAATGCTCCTGGTGCTTTCTGACGGGACCGGGGAGCTCGGGAGCGGCCGGATCCCCCCGGGATGCGGTGCCGgcggccggcagggggcgctgccGGCCCGCGGATGcgcgcccgcggccccggcgctcCCGCGCAGCGGGCGGGaccggggcggcagcgccggcggaacgggcggcgggagcggcgggcgggCACGCTCCCAGCTCGGCCCGGCcttggcccggcccggctcggcccggcccggccgcacGCACTCTCGGTCCCGCGCTGCCCACCGCGCCCGCACGCAGCTGCGGGATTTCCTCCCGCTTCCCCCGCGCGGGATGTTTGAAAGGTCTGGCGCGGATGGGTGCGGGTCAGGGCTTCGCGTGTAAAGCCGGGCGCTATGGCAGTCCTGTGTTAGTGACATGGCATTGGAACCGCCGGTCCGACACCCCCGGGACGAACAAACCACGCGGaaccgcggcggggccgggctgggcagcgCGCAAGTTGCGCTGCCTCGGGAGCGAGTGGGGACGAGGCCCTGAATTAGCGTCGAAAAGAGAAAAACTAAAGCAACCCTGCCCGCTCGCTGTTCCCGGGTCGGTGAGAGGAATCCGGGCGGCAaggccttttcctgctcctggtCCCGGTCCCGGTTCTCTGCCGCTGAGACGGGAACCCAGCGGCACCGACACAGAGGGGTGAAGTTTTCAGGGCCGCTCCCCTCGATGGGGAGGTCCATGGGAAGCATCCCGCGTGTCCGTCCCACCCGGGAACCCAGGATGAGCGGGGAGCAGGGCCCTGTCCACGCGTGGCTCCGGCTGCTCGGGGCGGGCTGCCAGGGGAATCCACCTGCTCGGCGGGGCCGCGGTGCCCGGCTCCGGGCTCTCCGCAgccccgcagcccggcccgggTCCTGGGAACCCGGCtgggctcggcccggcccggccccgtcACTCCTGCCGAGCACTGCGCTTTGCGAAGCATTTGAAAGAGGCTTAGGCATACTGAGTAGGGTTTAGGGCGtccagaaaataattaaattaggCATTTCACCCTCTCCTTTAACTCCATCAGCCCCACGCCAGACACGACCTGCCTAGGTcacctctcctccctgctgtgTGCATGAATCTCTGggacaggagggaaaaaaagggagacGGATCCCACCTGGAAAAGAAAGTTAAGGGGAGGCTGAAACTTCCCTCACCGCCACCTCCACACCCGCGAAAGCTCAGCCTGGTTTAGCCCATGAATTACCGTCTTACCCCGAGGTCCCCGCATCGGAGACCTTCCTCGCAATTCCTTCTTGGCTCGTCTTTTAAAAGATGAGTGTTAGTTTGGAAATCCGGAGCTGGTTCCTGCCAGGCCAGCCATGCAATCCGCCCGCGGATGCAGCGCACCCCTCCCTCCGAGAGAGGCTGAGCTCCGAGCCGGTCGGGATTGCTGGCGAGGGAGCCCCCGCCAGATTCTCTCCGTGCAGACGCCAAGAGGACAGCGAGAGCAACCTGTCAAGACCTTGGGTGGGAGAAGTTCAAGAGAGGGGCTCCGGGCGGCGTTCCCGGGGCAGGCCGGTGGCCGGGCCAGCCGAGGCCGGGGCTGCCGGGAGGAGCCCACGAGAAGCGGCCACGGCGGCGAGTGCGAGAATGATACAAAACTTTagggagaagaggaaaattCCGGGAAATCCTATCCCGAGTCCTTTTAGTTTTTTTGTTCTCACTGCTCCCGGcctgtttttttctctgacaAAACCCAGGGAAAGCTTGTgttctccaggctctgcttgCGGTTCTTCTGCCTGGATGTGTCCCCGCGCACACACACAACATGCACACAGATATGTACAGAGCACACACAgcgagcagggctgtgctgcggCCGAGATCCCTCGCTTTTCCCGAAAAAAAATCGGACTTGGATGTGGAGAGCTCCCCGCTGCAAGCGTAGGCTCCTCCGTTCAGCTCCAAAACAACGGGACACCCCTTCGGAGAGGGATTTTAGGCTAGAGGATATTTCCCCGGCGGTAAAGAAGGTCGAGGGAAATTTATCGATCGTTTTGGAGGTTCTGCGTGTGTGAGGTTTCTTTTCAAACGGATATAATTCCTCCCTCCCCAAGTGCTAAATTACTCGATGCAGTTTTCAAAGGAGCCCCGTGATTATGTCAGGatgtctggaaagaaaaaaaaaaaaaaaggaaaaaaaaaggagttgaAGTTTTTCCAATTCAGATTCATTCTTCAGTCCCGGAGAAGTGTAAATACGCAGATGCAGAACACTGTTCTTCCTAGGAGaagtttctctctttttatattttttctttttttttttctccttaatttTCAGTGTTCTGGAACCAAGATCCCAGTCGAAATCAGCACATCAGACACCAGTCCTATTTACGGCACTTTCTCATCCTTGCTCGTGTCTATAACCCCAGATCTTTTCGAGAAGTGGCGTAATGACCACcgcttgaggggaaaaaagttgCACGGAGAAGGGGTGAGGGAACTTAAAAAGTTAAGATATTAGCGATTCACGGGGCACACGAGTGGGGCTGGAGGGAAATCCTTCTCTCCCTTGCTCGGCTCTCTCTCAGCTCAGCGGGGCCGGAGCCCTGCACTCCGGTGTCTTCGGGCAGGAAAGGTTTTCCCAAACGTGTGAGACCTGGGAGAATGGCACCTCGCAGCAAAATCTGCCCAAAGACTTGAGTTTCACCGTGTAAAGCTCACTTTGCTCTGCGCTCGCACGCATGTGTGGCTGTGGATGTCTATACGTGCAGCCGCCCCGCGCCTGGAGATCAGATTTACATTTCCTACAGAAAGTGAACTTCTCCCTCCACAAAGTGCACACAGCGCGGGGTACACAAAGGGAAACACGGCCTCAGACAAAGGCGCAAGAACAGCCGCATCTTTGCGTGCCCAACACTGTTTTGTCACTTATATTATCCCCTCGGTTTGGCATTGTGTTAAAAATATCGGCGAGCTGGGAACAGATGCTTTTAGCAGAGAGCGGGGAAGGAGAACAGAATTCACCTCGCCCTTTACTGGAAACAACCATTTAGACGGCGATTTGTTTTTTAGCATAATTTAATGCAGTGAAGTAACGGATTTTTAGTGTAtaaagtggaaagaaaatagaaaacaacGTCCgggagagaaggaaagaaacgCTAGACTGGTTTTAAGACTCCCCCCCATCCCTTGGTTCAACAGAAACATTAATTTACATTAGCAATTCTGCATCTTTAAGATAAATTACACAGCGGCGTAATAGATTTAAAGTACGCCAGATTTTTTTATCATTAATTGTAAATGTGCAAAATACCTGCTGGTACTTCACTTTAGAAGAATGTAATTGGCAAAAATGGGAGGCTGATGAATAGATAATAGATCCTTAACTACCAATAAACAGTAAGCACCAGCCAAGAGTATTAGGATGTGATCATAATtattctgcagctccagccaatGGGAGGAGGAGAACTCAGCCCTAAAATCATCTCCGGACCCAAAGGTAAACGCGAAAATACGGACAAGGCTGGAACCGGAGACTTGATCCCCTGTCCCGTCTGCGAGAGCCCGGCGTGTCCCAGCCTTGCACGATGCGGCTGCCCCGCGCTTTGTGCTCCGCGCCGCGCGGTGCGGGCAGCGCGGAGGAGCCCAGGGCAAATAAATAAGTTCGGACCAGCAGGACGACCCGTTCTCTCACCGGGACGAAATCTTTCCCAAGCGGGGCATCTCTCCCTGACGCCCCGGGGCCGACCAAGGTAACCTCGCCGGGCTGAGAGTACCCGAgaggtggcagggacaggggtgtcGCGCTGGCCCAGCAGCCCAACTGCCCCCTGCCCCCACCCCGGGAGATGCAGGGCCCCCCATCTGTCCCGCCGAGCCCCCCCTCCCCCGGTCCCCGTCCGCCTACCTTGGTCGCCGAGCGGcggcggggagggagggagggagggagggcagcgCGGCTGCGGAGGGGCGCggagcggcgcggggccggcgcggggcgggggcggcggcgcggcgcgctCCCCCCGCGCCGGCGGGCGCGCTCCCGCCGCACTCCGATCCGCGGCTCCATCCCTCCCGATGGCGCTGCCCGGCGCTCGCCTCCCCTCTGACGCACTTTAAAGAGTCTCCCCCTTCAACCTCAAGGCGAGTAATAGCGACCAATCATCAAGCCATTTACCAGGCTTCAGAGGAAGCTGTTTATGTGATCCCAGCACTAATTAGGCTCATGAACTAACAAATCGTTTGCACAACTTGTGAAGGGGCCGATCACATCCATGGATTGTCTTTGGACTTagggggggagggggggcgCGACCGCCTTTTCCTTGCAGGAGGGAAACTTCTCccagcaactttttttttttgtgtgtgtgtgtgtgtgagtgtgtgcgtggtgcgtgtgtgtgtgtgtctcccTTTTGG
Proteins encoded:
- the LOC135306853 gene encoding serine/arginine repetitive matrix protein 1-like; the protein is MPKPLSNASQSAVLGRSDGAGPGRAQPGSQDPGRAAGLRRARSRAPRPRRAGGFPWQPAPSSRSHAWTGPCSPLILGSRVGRTRGMLPMDLPIEGSGPENFTPLCRCRWVPVSAAENRDRDQEQEKALPPGFLSPTREQRAGRVALVFLFSTLIQGLVPTRSRGSATCALPSPAPPRFRVVCSSRGCRTGGSNAMSLTQDCHSARLYTRSPDPHPSAPDLSNIPRGGSGRKSRSCVRARWAARDRECVRPGRAEPGRAKAGPSWERARPPLPPPVPPALPPRSRPLRGSAGAAGAHPRAGSAPCRPPAPHPGGIRPLPSSPVPSESTRSIKAA